Below is a genomic region from Gallus gallus isolate bGalGal1 chromosome 10, bGalGal1.mat.broiler.GRCg7b, whole genome shotgun sequence.
tttcttcagtgctctAATGCCTCCTCacagcaaacctctgctgccaaagcatcCTTTGGCCAAGGAAACTGTGCCATAAAGCACAATGCTTTCTGATCTGATTGTATCCACAAAGCATAAAGACAGACCGTGCCTTCCTCCTAAGTACCACCACTTCTACACAGACTCCTCCACTTTCGTGCTTCTTTCTCGTTTGTATTATCTGACTGCTGTTTGAACCCGGTGGATTTACAGTGGATGTGGATGTCAGATTGTAAACATTCTGTTACCATGCAaacattcttgtttttcttatatAGGAAAAATGGATAATTCCCTGCCTAACTGGGAGAAGTTACTTCTGCTGCTTGAGGCTAGGAAGACCATTCCATATTAAGCTTGTCGTAGTGTTTTCTAAACCATATGTACTATAAGATGCAAGAAACATAAAGGAAATTtaacagctgttgttttttctttcagcatttggaAGAGGCTGGGCTTGAGTTCCAAACTCTTGGAAGAGGCCTTAGGGGTTGTGGGAAGGCTGTGTAGGATCTGCACAGGAGAGGGTAACTTTTCCTAGGTTGGCTAGCAACCATAAGGAATGTTGCTGCTGTCCCAGTGCATCAGCTGCACTGCCTTGAACTTAATTTGCTATCTGATACCTTGTGAtataaacaaagccaaaactgGAGGCCAAGCCCtacagtacaggaaaaaaaaggaactctAAGCTCTAACATGTCTATGACTCTTCTGAGTCAGGGAGAAGCCAGGGAGAACAAAACTGGCTGAGCAGTCAGGAACCCAACAGTAAAGCCATATCTatgctgctcagctgtgggTGTGAATGCAGTAACACGGTGAAATAGCAATGACTCCCTGTCACACAGGCAATTGTAATAAAAAGGAGATTATTCCAGCACAAAGGAAAGGCAGGTTTTGGTGTCGAAAAGCACAACATACAACAGCCAAAATGTGAGTACTTTCCATTTAGGGTGGTCCGTACCTATTGTGGAGGAAGTCgtggggaaaggagggggaaatAGGCTCAAGAAAGCAGTAGGAATGCAGTTTAAAAGCATGTACCTGGTGCCCTCTTTTGGAAATGCTCCTCTtgagaagagcagcacaaaTGCTCCGTGCTTTTGTGCGTCTCTGCAGTAGGGATTTTCCTTCTGGACTCACAGTACGTCTCATAATTATAGAAAATAGGAGTTCAGTTTAGTTTGCAATGTAACCGACTGTTTTCCATAAAACGGCCATGCAATTTGTGAAAGGCGGCAGGTGGGAGACTTTCACCCATTATTttagggggaggagaggagctgctgtgtttgcgtgtttgttttgctttgctttgcttcagggATCTAAATTGAATGACAACGTTTAAGGCTCACTCTGTATTTTGTTATAGGATGGTGCCCTCTTAGGCTTAAACTACGATGGAATACTCTCCGATGATTCATCTCTCTCTAACGCTGAAATACTATCTGGCACCATAATAGAAAGGCTATACGAATATGTCATCCCTGTGTCACGGGAATCATAAGCCCTGTGCATGTGCTACGTTTAGTACACCCACCATCATTCTCACAGCTATacatggggctctgggcagcagacGTTTCTGTTGTTGGGGGTCCTGCTGCCACCTCGAGGAACTGAGCCAAACtgccaccttctgtgtgaaacgGGAGGAAAAACACAATTCTGAACCCGCAGCACCTCAAAGTGCCTCCAAGAGCCCCCAGCTACTGCCCTGAGCCCTCCggttctccctgctgccccttAAAAACCTCAGgagtgccagcagcacctcgTGCCTTAGGATACCCGGTGGATTTCACAAGGATGCACTCAACTCCTGCATCGTGACCATTGGCAAAAATAGCCAATGACACTGACCCAATGTGGGGGCTCAGAGGTGTCATACAGGGaaacctgctgtgctgcagtgtgtgcccagtgcctctggtcctgctgctgggcaccgcTGGGTGCAGCCCGGCTCCGTCCTCtctgcacctccctgcagggGCTGATGGCCGTGCCTGggatccccctgagcctcctcttctgcaggccAAGccgccccagctctcccagaatcccaccccaaccatttcccacgCAGCgctgaggaggggaggggatgtgggggggaagGATGGGGCTGGTGGTTGCAGTCCTATGACGCTGCCATTGGTGCTGCCCCGTCCTTACCCAGAGGTGGGcacggggatggggggggggggggggggggggggggagtgggagggtctttggagctgcagaaacaactgcaggcagaaATGTAGAAAAACGAATGTTCAGCATTTAATCATTTCACATAAAGAGCAATAAGCAGAGAAATGTCCATATTCCCAACCAGTTTCCATCCTAACAATCGTTCCCCCCTCACAGCTCCCCTCCTCGGGGCCAACACGAAGCGGCTCCGTGTCGGCTTCACGCGGCTCCGGGAGCTCCGCACGGGGACAGACCGGGATAAGGAAAACGGGAGTTGGGGACTCCACCTGCGGGGCAGGAGCTCAGCACGCGCTGCTGCTGATTTGAGCCAAGCAAGAACCGAAGGCGCCCGCCTGACTCTCTGCCAGGCTTGAACACGTCTCGACCCGCGGGATCAGTCCCTCTCTTTCGGGGCTGCTCGgctcagccaggagctgctcccagagGCCGGGCGGGTCCCGCTGCTTGTGGTCAGCCGCCGCTTCTCACAGCCCAGCAGTACCCGACTGCAATGACGGAGGACGGCTCAGTTCCCTCTCCGGAGGACCGACTGGATTCTGATGGGGGACGGACGGGGCCGACGGCGGTGCCCCTGCGCCGCCTTCCCCTGACCGCCCGGCACCCCCGAGGCACGGGGCAGGCGGCGGCGGGGACGTGGGGCAGCGGAGCACCGCTTTCCCCGCACGGAACCCCGCAGCTCCACCATCGCGCCGGCGCCATCATGGCGGCTCCGGGTCCGCGGCCGCCCCTCCTGCTCCGCGCTCCCATTGGTCGGTCCGCCGAGGGGGGCAGGCACTCCGCGCGGGGGCCTTTCCCTCCGTCGTCGCACCGTCGTTGCGTCATCACCGCGCACATCCTGGATGGCCCCGGCCCGGCTGTCCccggcgctgcccgccgccATGCGCCTGCTTCGCTTCCACGGCCccggggcggccgggccccggctggggctggaggaggagggggaggaggagaaggaggaggaggaggggaaggagaagaaggaaaaggagaaagaaggagaggagaaggagggcgGGGACGTGGTGGACCTCAGCGAGGCCGAGcccgccctgccccgctccATGCGGGCCTTCCTGGAGAGCGGCGAGCTGTTGGCTGCCCGCAGGTGAGGGAGCGGGGTCTCTGGGCGGGTGGCTGGGGCCCGGCGATGGCGCTGGGGAACTTGCTGACCATGAGGGGCTCCGTGGGCACCTTGACGTCCTGCTCCAGGCAGCGGTCGCGGTACTTCAGCCCCACGCAGATCACCTTCTCGGGGTCGTCGATGGGCACCAACAGCCGCACTCACGCGGTGCCCtgggtttttcttcccttccttgttTGTGCGTGATGCTTTTGTAGGAGCTTCATAGGTGTTCAGGAAGTGCAAACTCTTCTGAGATATGAGGTGTCCTCGAGAGAGCCCCATTGCATCCATTCCACTTGGGCTGTTTTGTTCCCTCCTGAGGCTGAAAGGGACTTCAGAACCCTACATagaacttgctgctgctccagcatggaAAGCAGAGATCATGAAGTGTGACTGCCATTGGGGCAGGGGGGAGAGGAGCTAAGACATTCATCTGCCAGCATGAAGTAGCAGGTCTTGAAAATGGTAACGGCTGTGGTAGGGCAATTAGCAGGACCgtcagcagtgaaaatgaattacTTCTGTGGGACGGTCCTGATTCAGCTGACAATGCTGCAGGAATCATACAGCCTTCATGCAGCACGTGAGGAGCTTGTTGTTGCAAAGCGGTGCTTTGCATCACTCTGACGTTCTGCCATGGACTCTTCTTCCTAGTTTTTGATGTATATGGAGGCATTGCTAAGGAGGACATAACAGACAGCATTAAATCCGAGGTGTCAGGAGACCTGGAAGATGCTTTGCTGGCTGTGGGTGAGTGCTCTGCTTTTAAACCTTGTCTACAAAGTAATGAAATGATGAGAGGTGCTGTGAGTTCCCTTGATTGGCTGTTACATAGTTTCAGACATGGTTTGTCTTTGGTTATGGGCAcaaagccaggctgggtgggacCTGGAGCACCCTGGTGtagaaggaggtgtccctggcaattgcagggaggttggaacaagatgatcttaggggtcccttccaacccaaaccattctatgattctatgctttaCAGACCCAATTGGGTGAGAAGGTGTTGTGCTTTATAGTACAGCGTGCTTGGCCAAAGGATGCTTGGGCAGAGGCATGGAAGCCTTCCCGCAAATACTGCTGTGCACCAGGCACAGAGACGTCAGCTCCCAGTGTGTCACTGACTGTGGATGCCTGCACTGCACCTGCTGTTTGCTAGCCTGGAGTTGCATCTTGACAGAAGAAACAGCGGCACCATGAAAGTGCTGCACAGCGATGTGGAAAACCTCCtgcttttctgaccttaattCTCTTGTTCTTGTCTCTCCTTACAGTAAGTGTGTGTGAAACAAGCCTGCGTACTTTGCTGAAAGACTGTATAAATCCATGAAGGTAAACAGATTGTGGAGTAAGATTGCTTGCTTCTTTCTCGCATTTTCATGCTCGAGTCAGCAGCATCATGGCAATCATGAGACGGGAGCTGCAGCCAGTCAGGAAACTGGCTTTTCTAGGAAAGCTCAGGCTTTTCTGCACATCGGGGCAATAGTCATACTCAGGAGCAGGCTGCTAATGGATCGCTCCATTAATGCAGAAATGCTCTAACTAAGAACACCTCCTGCACAAGACCGGGCACTGAGACCTTTGTGTCTGTTGGTGATTCTCCAGAAGGTTCTGTGTTAGCTGTACGTGGTTGCTTTGCTTCCTAGGGCCTGGGAACAGATGGCAACACTCTGATCAGAGTGGTGGTGTTCCGCTTCAAGATAGATATACTGGGTATCGGAAGAGAACTCCTGACTATGTATGGGAAGTCTCTCTACTCCTTCATTAAGGTAAACTTATTGATCTTAGACACAAAAAGTGGgatttgctgtgtgcttttaaGGGGATGATCCCCCCCTTGACACCTGTTGGGTGTTTTAGAGTGGCTGAGATTAGGCAGACATTACAAAGACATACTGAAAATGTTCCTGAATCTTCTTAAATTGTCTAGAAGAATACAAGCACTGCAAAAGAATTCTGTGTCTTAAGAAGAATTCTGCTTCAGTAGAACttaaaaattattcatattcctttttttttttcctttctcagtaaGTCAGTTTGCTCTggccttctctcttcctctcttctactttgtttttctgcactcttctccctcttttctctgcaccattccttcccttcttcctccgtctgcccttccctcttctgctgttccGTCTGTTCTCCTCgccctctctttctttcccttgctATTTTTAGATCAGCTCTCCTTACGCGTatcctctcttctgttttgccctctttcttccccccctctCTTTCATCACTCTTCTGTTCTTCCCCCTTACAagctcctctcttcccttttttctttgttctgctcgatcttttctctcctctccttctctgctctcctctttaTTGTCCCTGCTCCTCTCTCTGTCCTCCACTTTTCCCTTCGTTCTTCTCATTTATTCACCTTTATATTCCCAGGGAGACTGCTCAGGAGACTACAGGAACGTTCTGCTGAAgctctgtggcagtgaggaTTGAAGGATTCCTGGTGTATGTCCCGCGTTATGGGAAGGAAGGGATCATAAGGATTTCtctcaggtttttgtttgtttgtttgtttctctcattAATTGCTATGAGTAGTGATTTTGATTAATTAATTCTCTGGTTGGGTAATGGCAGTTCCGTTTTACCctagtaaaaaaaaagccttgtttTACTAGCTTTAACCAAATCTATTTTGGCTTTGTTATTTCCTTGCAAGCTgtccttctcttctgcatttacCAGTAAATCCTGTCAAATGAAGCAAATTTGGATGCAGAATGTAGGAATTTGCAGAGGGAGGAATTAACCTTGTCATTATATGGAGAGAATGCAGCCTGGCTTCAGCTTTTGGAAGATAATGAAACCCCTCCAAAAGAACCCATCTAAAGTACAATCAGTGTTGATGtcatagtggtcttttccaacctaaatgattctagggtcaccaaatccaaccccaacccattcccaccatgcccactaaccatgtccatCAGTGCCGCACCTCCATGGTCCTTGCAAAGCTCTAACTTGACAACTTGCTCTCTGAGTGTGGAGCACAAACAGCCGTGCTGCACTTTGTGTGTATGTTGCCTGTAGGTCTGGAGGTGGGAAAGCTGCCCCAGTGACTGCAGAAGGGACTTCAGCCGcgctatcatagaatcatagaatggcctgggttgaaaaggaccataacgatcatcgagtttcaaccccctgttatgtgcagggtcaccaaccagcagaccaggctgcctagagccacatccagcctggccttgaatgcctccagggatggggcatccacaacctccttgggcaacctgttccagtgtgtcaccaccctctgggtgaaaaacttcttcctgatatccaacctaaacctcgcctgtctcagtttaaaaccattcccccttgtcctatcactatccacccttgtaaacagctgctccccccCTGTTTGTATGCTcgcttcaagtactggaaggccacaatgaggtctccccggagccaTCTCTTCACCAAACTAAGTaagcctagttccctcaacttttcttcataagagaggtgctccagccctctgatcatctcagtggccctcctctggacctgctccaagagctccacatccttcctgtgctgggggccccaggcctggtcTCAGTacttccagatggggcctcacaagagctgagtagaggggcacaatcacctccctctccctgctggccaccccttttttaatgcagcccagaacacagttccaccgttacagtgggacagaaaccactccccacaccctcacctagaggcttgTGGTCCTGGCGGatgtgggaagcctgaccacccgtgaagactgaggcaaagcactcattgagtacctcagctttttctatgtctgaggaagccagctccccattgcctttcatcagagggggagcactctccttggcctgtctcctcctgcctatgtacctgtagaaccccttcttgttatctttcacatcccttggcaagttcagctccatctgctcctTGGCTTTCGTAATCCTCTCTCTACACacacggacaacagccctgtattcctcccaggatacacaaccctgcttccaccttctgtacagttcccccttttctctcagtttaagctgcaggtccttacACAGCCATGACCgtcacctgcctcccctgcttgacttctgctgggggatggagagccattgtgctctcagaagggtgtccttcaagagctgccagctctgttctgtacccatgcccttaaggaccGTTTCCCAGCGGATCCCatccagcagttccttgagcagccggaagtttgctctcctaaagcacagggtcctagctctgctttttgccaggcccgcaTTCTTCACGATCACAAATTCTACCAAGGcctggtcactgcagcccaggctgcctccaatcttaacctctctaatgctctcctcttcatTAATGAGCACCCagtccagtaaggcttcacctcgggttggtccatctattacccGGACCAGGAAGctgtcctcaacagactccaggaatctcccggattgtctgccacccgccatgccactatcccagcagatatctgggtggttgaaatcccccatcaggacaagagcccgaGAGCgcgacacctcctgcagctgaagcaagaaggccttgtccacagcctcctcctgatctgatggcctgtagcagaccccagccactagatgccctttgctggaccgATCCTTGATTTTCACCCACAAGCTCTTGACCTGAtagtggctgttcctcagacacagttcttcacaatctatccacttcctaacatagagaGCAACTCTGGTCACCCCTCataccctgtctatcccttctgaaaagcctttcgcaggcaaccgtgatgttcgttgc
It encodes:
- the LOC121111557 gene encoding dapper homolog 3-like isoform X1; this encodes MERGRAGSASLRSTTSPPSFSSPSFSFSFFSFPSSSSFSSSPSSSSPSRGPAAPGPWKRSRRMAAGSAGDSRAGAIQDVRGDDATTVRRRRERPPRGVPAPLGGPTNGSAEQEGRPRTRSRHDGAGAMVELRGSVRGKRCSAAPRPRRRLPRASGVPGGQGKAAQGHRRRPRPSPIRIQSVLRRGN